GTGCCGCCAGTGGTATAGCAGCCCTCCCCCAGAGCTTTAAAGCAGCTGCTTAGGATGTGCTCCAGCGAGCCTTTCCTGGAGCACAGCACACAGGCTGGAGAGTCATTCATGCCCCAGAGATGGAGATTGGCTGGGCTGGGTAGGACGTTGTAGACAGCTTGAACCATGAACTTAATGCGCTGGGGTTCAGCCAGCCTGATCTCAGATCAGGTCACCCTCCTCTCCAGTGCACCCTCCCACCTTGTCCATGCTCCCTGCTGCTGCATACccaccaaaatgattggaaaaaataatttcacttcatccaggacagctcgaaggggaagggttatgctgcctgcacattttgtagatcagacttttatatgtgtgtgtatatatatgtgtaaataaatgaacactgaaattcaagtatttcttttatttatatatatatatatatatatatatatatatatatattataaaaaaaaataaaaaaaaataaaataaaaaaaaaataaaaaaaataaaataaaaaaaaaaataaaaaattaaaataaaaaaaaaaatatatatatatatatatatatatatatatatatatatatatatatatatcaagaattcactgaaattcatccatccatccattttctactgcttattccctttggggtcgcggggggcgctggagcctatctcagctacaatcgggcggaaggcggggtacaccctggacaagtcgccacctcatcgcagggccaacacagatagatggacaacattcacactcacattcacacactagggccaatttagtgttgccaatcaacctatccccaggtgcatgtctttggaggtgggaggaagccggagtacccggagggaacccacgcagtcacggggagaacatgcaaactccacacagaaagatcccgagcccaggattgaacccaagactactcaggaccttcgtattgtgaggcagatgcactaacccctctaccaccgtgctgccccactgaaattcaagtatatatatatatatatatatatatatatatatatatatatataaataaatatatatatatatatatatatatatatatatatatatatatatatatatatatatatatatatatatatatatatatatatatacataagaaatacatgaatttcagtgaattctaactataaatatactcctcccccttaacgccctttatgtggccctccatgtcatttttagtggccctccatatcatttttagtggccctccatatcatttttagtggccctccatgtcattttatgtgaacCTCCAAATCATTGtaagtggccctccatgtcattttatgtggccctccatgtcatttttagtggccctcaatgtcattttatgtggccctccatgtcatttttagtggccctccatgtcattttatgtggccctccatgtcatttttagtggccctccatATCATTTTTAGTGGTcctccatgtcatttttagtggccctccatgtcatttttagtggccctccatgtcatttttagtGACCCTCTATTTCATTTTTAGTGGCCTTCcatatcattttacgtggccctccatgtcattatTAGTGaccctccatgtcatttttagtggccctccatgtcatttttagtggccctccatgtcattttagtggccctccatgtcatttttacTGGCACTCCATatcatttttagtggccctccatgtcatttttagtggccctccatgtcatttttagtggccctccatgtcattttacgtggccctccatgtcatttttagtggccctccatttcattttagtggccctccatgtcattatTAGTGaccctccatgtcatttttagtggccctccatttcattttatgtggccctccatgtcatttttagtggccctccatgtcattttagtggccctccacgtcattattAGTgaccctccatgtcattttatgtggccctccatgtcatttttagtggccctccatgtcatttttagtggccctccatgtcatttttagtggccctccatgtcattttaagttgccctccatgtcatttttagtggacctccatatcattttatgtggccctccatgtcatttttagtggccctccatgtcattttagtggccctccatgtaatttttagtggccctccatgtaatttttagtggccctccatgtcatttttagtggccctccatgtcattttaagtggccctccatgtcatttttagtTGCCCTCCATACcatttttagtggccctccatgtcattttatgtggccctccatgtcattatTAGTgaccctccatgtcattttatgtggccctccacatcatttttagtggccctccatgccatttttagtggccctccatgtTATTTTTAGTGGCCCTTCatgtcatttttagtggccctccTTATCAttttagtggccctccatgtcatttttagtggccctccatgtcattttagtggccctccatgtcatttttagtggccctccataccatttaaagtggccctccatgtcatttttattggccctccatgtcattttaagtggccttccatgtcattttaagtggccctccatgtcatttttagtggccctccttgtcatttgatgtggccctccatgtcacTTTTAGTGGCCCTCCATTTCATtttgtaaatcgagagctttgccttccggctcagctccttcttcactacaacggatcgatacagtgtccgcattactgaagacgccgcaccgatctgcctgtcgacctccatgtcattttaagttgccctccatgtcatttttagtggacctccatatcattttatgtggccctccatgtcatttttagtggccctccatgtcattttagtggccctccatgtaatttttagtggccctccatgtaatttttagtggccctccatgtcatttttagtggccctccatgtcattttaagtggccctccatgtcatttttagtTGCCCTCCATACcatttttagtggccctccatgtcattttatgtggccctccatgtcattatTAGTgaccctccatgtcattttatgtggccctccacatcatttttagtggccctccatgccatttttagtggccctccatgtTATTTTTAGTGGCCCTTCatgtcatttttagtggccctccTTATCAttttagtggccctccatgtcatttttagtggccctccatgtcattttagtggccctccatgtcatttttagtggccctccataccatttaaagtggccctccatgtcatttttattggccctccatgtcattttaagtggccttccatgtcattttaagtggccctccatgtcatttttagtggccctccttgtcatttgatgtggccctccatgtcacTTTTAGTGGCCCTCCATTTCATTTTATGTAAACTTCCatgtcatttttagtggccctccatgtcattttcaGTGGCCCTCCATGTAATTTTACATTGCCCTCCATATAatttttagtggccctccatgtcatttttagtggccctccatgtcatttttagtgaccttccatgtcatttttagtggccctccatgtcatttttagtggccctTAATGTCATTTTTAGTGTCCCTCCATGTAATTTGTAGTGGCCCTTAATGTCATTTTTAGTGTCCCTCCATGTAATTTTTAGTGGCCCTCCTTGTCATTTTAAGTGGTCCTCCAAGTCATTTTTAGTGGCACTGCATGTAATTTTAGTGGCCGTCCatgtcattttaagtggccctccatgtcatttttagtggccctccatgtcattttatgtggccctccatgtcattttttgtggccctccatgtcatttttagtggccctccatgtcattttaagtggccctccataccattttaagtggccctccatgtcatttttagtggccctccataccattttaagtggccctccatgtcattttaagtggccctccataccatttttagtggccctccatACCATTTTAaatggccctccatgtcattttatgtggccctccatgtcattttaagtggccctccatgtcattattagtggccctccacatcgtttttagtggccctccatgccatttttagtggccctccatgtcatttttagtggcccttcatgtcatttttagtggccctccttatcattttaagtggccctccatgtcatttttacTGGCTCTCCATGTCAttttagtggccctccatgtcatttttagtggccctccatATCATTTTAACTGGCTCTCCatgtcatttttagtggccctccatgtcattttaagtggccctccatgtcatttttagtggccctccatgtcattttacgtggccctccatgtcatttttagtggccctccatttcattttagtggccctccatgtcattatTAGTGACcctccatatcattttatgtggccctccatgtcattttatgtggccctccatgtcatttttagtggccctccatgtcatttttagtggccctccacgtcattattAGTgaccctccatgtcattttatgtggccctccatgtcatttttagtggccctccatgtcatttttagtggccctccatgtcatttttagtGACCCTCTATTTCATTTTTAGTGGCCTTCcatatcattttacgtggccctccatgtcattatTAGTGaccctccatgtcatttttagtggccctccatgtcatttttagtggccctccatgtcattttagtggccctccatgtcatttttacTGGCCCTCCATatcatttttagtggccctccatgtcatttttagtggccctccatgtcatttttagtggccctccatgtcattttatgtggccctccatgtcatttttagtggccctccatTTCATTTtcgtggccctccatgtcattatTAGTGaccctccatgtcatttttagtggccctccatgtcatttttagtggccctccatgtcatttttacTGGCCCTCCATatcatttttagtggccctccatgtcatttttagtggccctccatgtcatttttagtggccctccatgtcattttacgtggccctccatgtcatttttagtggccctccatttcattttagtggccctccatgtcatttttagtggccctccatgtcatttttagtggccctccatgtcattttacgtggccctccatgtcatttttagtggccctccatgtcatttttagtggccctccacgtcattattAGTgaccctccatgtcattttatgtggccctccatgtcatttttagtggccctccatgtcatttttagtggccctccatgtcattttaagttgccctccatgtcatttttagtGGACCTCcatatcattttaagtggccctctatgtcatttttagtggccctccataccattttaagtggccctccatgtcattttaagtggccctccataccatttttagtggccctccatACCATTTTAaatggccctccatgtcattttagtggccctccatgtcattttaagtggccctccatgtcattatTAATgaccctccatgtcattttatgtggccctccacatcatttttagtggccctccatgccatttttagtggccctccatgtAATTTTTAGTGGCCCTTCatgtcattttacgtggccctccttatcattttaagtggccctccatgtcatttttagtggccctccatATCATTTTTATTGGCCCTTTATATCATTTTTAGTAGCCCTCCTtgtcatttttagtggccctccatgtcattttatgtggccctctatgtcatttttagtggccctccaggtcatttttagtggccctccatgtcattttaagtggccctccataccattttatgtggccctccatgtcatttttagtggccctccatgtcatttttagtgaccctccatgtcattttaagtggccctccatgtcatttttagtggccctccatgtcatttttagtggccctccatATCATTTTAACTGGCTCTCCATGTCATTTTcagtggccctccatgtcatttttagtagccctccatgtcatttttactggccctccatgtcatttttagtggccctccatttcatttttagtggccctccatgtAATGCATGCAATTGAAtatgttgtaaatgttttttattatctgATCGGGCAACAAGatgttccaagcatttttttgattatcaaaaataaatacttataaatccAAAATCTGCAAGTCACCTCGACTTAATACTTCACAGCAAGTTATCCATTTGTTACTAAATGATTCACAATTTAAAAACAGTTGCCTATGCAAATTGTGTAGTAAGGTTATTCATTGATAGATCACAGTTACAAACGGCCCTCTAAGGGCAGCCAAggttgtgatgtggccctcaataaaaacaagtttgacacccctgatacaaGATTAAACCAAATAACAATAACTTAgcatttgacaatgtttattatgATGTTGAACGTGTCACATCAGGAGGCATGTTTGACTTGACGGACAGCAGTGATCTTGAAGTTAACTCAGTAAAACGCGGCTGTGCAGGGATAGCCGTTGAAAGCGAGGGGGTTACAGAGCAGATAGATCTTAGTGGCTGTGCAGTACAGTTTGCCTAAGATCCCAGACGTCTTCTCTTTCACTTGGGGGTGTGTGGCCGCCTTCCACAGCTCGTGGAGATCCTCCGTGTGGCCGTGGGAGGTCATCATCCGGTCGTAGATGCACAGGTGGCGGGGAGCCTTGCCCTCCCCTGAGAAGTACACGTGGGCCTGTGGGGACACACCAACAGCCATGGCGCAGATGCCCATGAACACGTCGTCTATGTAGAGCGAGGCGTTCAGCGTCAGCGTGGCCTGGTAGATCTTGCCGGCCACGTCGCCGGACATCACATAGCCCCCTCCTGCTGTGTAGTCGGGGTAAGACCACCATTGGTACATCTCAAAAGACACGTAGTACTTGCTGTTCTTACTACGGATGGGCGGAGCCCCCCAGTGCACCCGGCCCACCCAAAAGTCAGTGGCGCCCACCGTGCTCTTGTCCCGCAGGTACCCCGCTAAGTTTGGCATGTGGATGAAGACGTCGTCGTCGGTGATCATTAGGAAGCGGGCGTGAGCGCAGCAGCGGTGCATCCAGTGGAACTGCATGATCAGCTTAAGGGTCAGATTGTGGAAGGAGTCCATGAAGTCCTGCTGGATCAAATCGGCATGGCGGCTGTTCTCTTGGACGAGCTGCCTTTGAACGGCGGCCGCGTCCACGGCAGGGGCTCCTAAGGCGAACACCACCTTCACGGTCACTCCCAGCGTGCGCCGGATGTAGGTCTCGCTGCCCCAAGTGGACCTGATGGCGTCACGCCTGGCACTGTTCCCAGGAGACGTTTTGACAAAGACCAGGAGGAGGACGTCCTTACCGGCGCATTTGTCCGGGTGGTCCAGCAGGCTGCGGAAGTTGCTGAAGCTCCGGGCCTGTTCCCGGGTGATGGTGAGGCTCTTGTTGACGTCCCTGAAGCGGTCGACCAGGAAGCGGCATGAATAGGACTTGAGGTGGTTGAAGACGCTTTTGTCCCAACACACCATGATCAGCGACAGCACCAGGCAGGTGAGTATCAGACGGACGCACTGGCACTTGTGGAGCCGGCGGAATTTCCAAAACATCCTGGAAATCTGTCAGCGGGGTGTGAAGCAGCCGGAGGAAAAGGGCCGGAGGTTCGGAGCGTTACTGGGGCGCATCAGTGCAGCACTGAGAGGGTCTTCCATCCTCCACAGTCACGGGAGTCACAGGGTCTGCTGGGAAACATCCTCCAACACCGCAGAACCACTCACACACCCTCCGAGTCACTTAGCACACCGTCGTTCATCTTCATCAGAGGAAGGAAGAAGAGCACATTCACTGGGGTGAACACTTGCGAGTGGAACTTAACAGTTTCAATTTCACTTTCACTTCGCTTCTATCGCCCCCGTGACTGAGACCTTAAAAGGCAAGATTTCAGGTTCCGATCTCAAGACTGAGGGAGCTGCGCCTTGCTTGACATTCCGGAGTTACTTTGCGAGAAATTAAACTGCACGTACCTCACTCACTCGCATGTCGCAGTCAAAGTACAGTGTGTGTGGTAGGAGTTCACGGGGGTGTGCTGCCGGAGAGGGCGGGCTCTGCTATCTGAATTCAAACGCTGACATGGCAAGCGACACAATACGTGGCGGGTTTACCTTGTGAAAGCACTGAGAACTGTGGAAAGCGTGGCTGGCACAATGCAGGATGAGAATAGCTGCTTCTGttggggagggtgtgtgtgtgtgtgtgtgtgtgtgtgtgtgtgtgtgtgtgtgtgtgtgtgtgtgtgtgtgtgtgtgtgtgtgtgtgtgtgtgtgtgtgtgtgcttgtatttctacccttcttgagacatcaacaaggaaaggtaCCTTCCGTATGAgggccggtgaacaagttaggaccgagttcatggtcccaatacggaaaaccattgcatctaataaagagccaaatactagagtccgtgaacattgctccaaagtcagggttTTGTgtcgatttaatgtgcatacaaaggaaaacattgacaggtgcgaaggcagcaatatatgataaaacaagacggcagctaaagaaggacttccctattcatccccggaaaaacccgccaggtgagcagctgattttgtggcttccggtgctgacgtaagacaacccgcgtcccgtatgtgaccataggatgaaaaaatacactacggtactaagactatagtgcccATTAACAGTCAGCTCCtatagctgggttgcccaaagtgcggcacaggggccgtctgtggtccgtgactcctttgtcatcggccttaagcacaaacaaacaaaaaatagagatctcatttgcacccctggtggtgaaatccattaaaattagggtggtcccaaaaaggagggatttttcaagttgactttgtgtcggttttaaaagtgctctctctctggtcaacatatgaaataacaagtgtgtgtaaaaattttaagtgatccccctctagccaacatatttaataacaagtgtgtgtaagaaattgaaatgctctccatttggccaacattaattaaaaaataaataaataaatgtatatagagacatactgtaataacttgaagtaaataacctAACTAAcctccactggagccttcgccggactggcaggatgagcgggtgctggaagggatagcagccgtggtgcagctgctggaagctgccttggagcaggaacgggttctgggcactcagccggtgttggtcgtcgtggcgccgcgaccggcgtacgacgcggggctgcgactggcgtgtgacgcggtgtgggaaccggtggtcgacgccctggcacaggcgattgccgtggagccgggacaggatgcacagcaggcgacagggaagatggcggcagtggccgcgccggtcggagatccggaaccggcggccgagccgggaagagcgaaggcggcggtggcctagccggtcggagagccggaaccggcggcctaGCCGGGAGGAGCGAAGTCGCCGTTGGCCTCGCCgatcggagagccggaaccggcggtcgaggcggagggagaaggtccgagcctgctgtgggctgggaccgcacaaacctggcttttaagtcctccaagaattgtgcggtccagaacgtCGGCTGTGCATCAccgacaggggttctcgcgaggacacaatcttctggctcgatgatactgtgaggaactcgcatggctgccgtttgtgtgaccccaagatgcaagaaccaggaggaggatgagcaggtaagatggtTTTAATGATCATCAACAGAGAaaagtagcagtcttgcatacaacagttccaaacataaagagtctatcatcgagcactgaggagtgctcaagtgaaaacataaatagacatatgctgattggcagcaggtgtggaccggctgccaatcaacggcaggtgaggagaaaacagtgctcagcggaacaaacaggaaataaaacaaaataagagcactgacaggaagtaaatacaaaaacatggaaacaaaccgaaatgaagtgacagatcgtcacagatgTGTCCGTACCACCTCAGTTTCCGCTTTATGACCGTGGTGAGCAGGTCATCATGTGGGCCGATGGCTTGGCTGATCTTTTGCCGGACTTCTTCGTTTGTGACATGTTGGGTGGAGGAGATACCCATGAGTCTTCTGTAGCATCTCATCTCCATGTTCTGAATTATTTTCTGCAGCTCTGCTGTAAGGGTCCATGTTTCACAGGCGTAAAGGAATGAGCGCTGTAATCTCACCTTTGATGCCAGACTGATGTTTGTGTCTTTCCACATGGGCTTGAGTTTTGCCAGGGCAGCAGTTGTTTGAGCACTTCTGGCAAGGACTTCCCGTTTAGATCCTTCATCGGACACGATTGCACCGAGGTACTTGAAGCTTGACACcgtgtccagtgcctgtccattGACTTTGATGTCTGGGCGGatgccattgttgttgttgttggtcatCATTTTGGTTTTTTCAGCATCGATTTCCATTCCATAGGCTCGGGAGGTGGTATCAAGTCTTTCAACTAGACTGGCAAGTTCTCTTTCTTCTCCAGCTAGCCCATTGATATCATCTGCAAAACGGAGGTTGGTGATTGGTCTGCCTCCAATGCCGACAGTTCCTTCATGATCTACTAGGGCATCCGTCATGATACGCTCCAGAAAGATGTTGAGAGAATGGGAGAGAGAAGGCATCCTTGGCGCACTccaattgttgtcctgaaccagtctcCGATAGCGCCGTTGTAGAGAACTGCGCTGGTAGCTTTATTGAACAGATGTTGAATGACTCTGACAAGGTTAGGACTGATGTTGTATTTCCTCATGGTTGCCCACAGTGCAGCATGCCATACCCGGTCAAAGGCTTTCTTAAAGTCTGCAGGTGTCTCTCACAAATGATTCTCAAGTTGAAAATCTGTTCTGCTCTAAATCCAGCCTGTTCTTCAGCTATGATCAGTTCAGCTTGGGGTTTTAACCTATTTAGTATTATTTTCAGTAGGACTTTGCTGGGATAGCTAATAAGACTGATGGTGCGGTAGTTTTGGCACAGTTGGAGATTGCCTTTTTtctgaagtgtgatgataagtgactgaagtaaataatgaagattaaaaccaattacgaacaaaaatgtactaaaaaaaacatttactaacagcttaccttttttatatttgcatagtatgtattattgttgtaaatacaaatctttatattgtcttttcgacaaggagaagaggttcgggggagcctggctgccttgatggaaccattgctgcggggtacgtgagagattcctgggataaatggagactcATGTgcttctcagtcctttccatcgagaacGTGGAATACATctgcctatttggaaccgtgatcgcggggcacctgctgattgggctgggcattgctctggtgtatcctcaaattcggaagacgatggcagccactcaaggagcccaacggctgttcatcgcaatggaaggattgggtcgagctgtgggaacacagactggggcgatttctgatttgaatcgcaaaatggatctcatcttggagaagcttgctgagaaggaagaattcaattgaatttgagagatctGGCACGGACACACAGAGCCGGcaggtcattgttttgactgctcaaagaaaacaacatcttaatctacgatttgactccctcgaatggccttgatgctaccaggaacaggctgttctgaaga
The sequence above is drawn from the Nerophis lumbriciformis linkage group LG33, RoL_Nlum_v2.1, whole genome shotgun sequence genome and encodes:
- the LOC133575839 gene encoding lactosylceramide 1,3-N-acetyl-beta-D-glucosaminyltransferase A-like, giving the protein MFWKFRRLHKCQCVRLILTCLVLSLIMVCWDKSVFNHLKSYSCRFLVDRFRDVNKSLTITREQARSFSNFRSLLDHPDKCAGKDVLLLVFVKTSPGNSARRDAIRSTWGSETYIRRTLGVTVKVVFALGAPAVDAAAVQRQLVQENSRHADLIQQDFMDSFHNLTLKLIMQFHWMHRCCAHARFLMITDDDVFIHMPNLAGYLRDKSTVGATDFWVGRVHWGAPPIRSKNSKYYVSFEMYQWWSYPDYTAGGGYVMSGDVAGKIYQATLTLNASLYIDDVFMGICAMAVGVSPQAHVYFSGEGKAPRHLCIYDRMMTSHGHTEDLHELWKAATHPQVKEKTSGILGKLYCTATKIYLLCNPLAFNGYPCTAAFY